One stretch of Akkermansia massiliensis DNA includes these proteins:
- the cysE gene encoding serine O-acetyltransferase: protein MTSLKRSKLRQCTNCECIINGVWDWVVECAREAAEEEPAMRGILDDVCLSRNSLATSISARLARKLSRRDMPRELIEPLIREALAENQNILSQIANDLIAIVDRDPACRTPLEPLLFYKGFHAITTYRISHWLWQHGRTIMALQFQSLASEVFAVDIHPAATIGCGILLDHATSFVVGETAIIRDNVSILHEVTLGGTGKEEGDRHPIVESGVLIGAGAKILGRVTIGACAKIAACSVVLENVPPHTTVAGVPAVIVNDSIPDNPALDMNQCLCD, encoded by the coding sequence ATGACCAGCCTGAAACGCTCAAAACTCCGGCAGTGCACCAACTGCGAATGCATCATCAACGGAGTATGGGACTGGGTGGTGGAATGCGCCCGCGAGGCGGCTGAGGAAGAACCCGCCATGCGCGGCATTCTGGACGACGTCTGCCTGTCCCGCAATTCCCTGGCCACCTCCATCTCTGCCCGGCTGGCACGCAAGCTCTCCCGCCGGGACATGCCGCGGGAACTGATCGAACCCCTCATCCGGGAGGCGCTGGCGGAAAACCAGAACATCCTCAGCCAGATCGCCAACGACCTGATCGCCATCGTGGACCGGGACCCCGCCTGCCGCACGCCGCTGGAACCCCTGCTCTTCTACAAGGGGTTCCACGCCATCACCACGTACCGCATCTCCCACTGGCTGTGGCAGCACGGCCGCACCATCATGGCCCTTCAGTTCCAGAGCCTGGCCAGCGAAGTCTTTGCGGTGGACATCCACCCGGCGGCCACCATCGGCTGCGGCATCCTGCTGGACCACGCCACCAGCTTTGTAGTGGGGGAAACCGCCATCATCCGCGACAACGTCTCCATCCTGCATGAAGTAACGCTGGGCGGCACGGGCAAGGAGGAAGGAGACCGGCACCCCATTGTGGAATCCGGCGTCCTGATCGGCGCGGGGGCCAAAATCCTGGGCAGGGTCACCATCGGCGCCTGCGCCAAAATCGCCGCCTGCTCCGTCGTCCTGGAAAACGTCCCTCCCCATACCACGGTGGCGGGCGTTCCCGCCGTCATCGTCAATGACTCCATTCCGGACAACCCTGCGCTGGACATGAACCAGTGCCTTTGTGACTAA
- a CDS encoding KpsF/GutQ family sugar-phosphate isomerase has translation MNHLTRAKSVFEMEIEELRGVLSRLDDNFNQAVELMSQALDRGNKIVIVGVGKSGNIGAKIVATLNSTGTPTVLLDSLNALHGDLGIVQDGDVCIAMSFSGETSELLALLPFIKRFELPIISMTGNTASSLAKYSDIVLDTGVSREACPLNLAPTSSTTAMLVMGDALAMALVEARHFTARDFAKRHPGGSLGRALLTKVSDIMRRGEEMAILPETASVNDCLKAMTTAHTGACILLTADNKLAGIFTHGDFVRAYGANPLIGEQPVSGLMTRNPIYVMEDDLAAEAVKAVSNRHIDDLVVLNAEMTPVGIVDLQDLARLKLV, from the coding sequence ATGAATCATTTAACACGCGCCAAATCCGTTTTTGAAATGGAGATTGAAGAGCTGCGCGGCGTCCTGTCCCGGCTGGATGACAATTTCAACCAAGCTGTGGAACTCATGTCCCAGGCCCTGGACCGCGGCAACAAGATCGTCATCGTAGGCGTAGGCAAATCCGGCAACATCGGAGCCAAAATCGTCGCCACCCTGAACTCCACCGGAACGCCCACCGTCCTGCTGGATTCCCTGAACGCCCTGCACGGGGACCTGGGCATCGTCCAGGACGGCGATGTCTGCATCGCGATGTCCTTCTCCGGGGAAACCTCGGAACTGCTGGCCCTGCTCCCTTTCATCAAACGCTTTGAACTGCCCATCATTTCCATGACGGGCAATACGGCCTCCTCCCTGGCCAAATACTCGGACATCGTGCTGGACACGGGCGTTTCCCGGGAAGCCTGCCCGCTGAACCTGGCCCCCACCTCCAGCACCACGGCCATGCTCGTCATGGGGGACGCCCTTGCCATGGCCCTGGTGGAAGCGCGCCACTTCACCGCGCGGGACTTCGCCAAACGCCACCCCGGCGGCTCCCTGGGCCGCGCGCTGCTCACCAAGGTGAGCGACATCATGCGCCGGGGGGAGGAAATGGCCATCCTTCCGGAAACCGCCTCCGTGAACGACTGCCTGAAGGCGATGACCACCGCCCACACCGGCGCCTGCATCCTGCTGACGGCGGACAACAAGCTGGCCGGCATCTTCACCCACGGAGACTTCGTCCGGGCGTACGGAGCCAATCCCCTCATCGGGGAGCAGCCCGTCAGCGGCCTCATGACCCGCAACCCCATCTATGTGATGGAAGACGACCTGGCCGCCGAGGCGGTGAAGGCCGTCAGCAACCGCCACATTGACGACCTGGTGGTGCTCAACGCGGAAATGACTCCCGTGGGCATCGTCGACCTTCAGGACCTTGCCAGGCTGAAACTGGTTTAG
- a CDS encoding prenyltransferase/squalene oxidase repeat-containing protein: MFKSALSLTLAAALGTAAFGQTTVTAVPGEAAASKYASISQEILRAIEKGNEYLKSKQNPEGYWAQPSYPALTALAVTAYMRDPANQGKPIPEYIRKGYDFVLKSQKEDGSIFNRGMSSYNTAVCMMALLAANKEEYAPAILKGRAYLIKQQNHFAPDNPYNGGIGYGDKKAPPIADLSNTSLALEAIYYSQKLAKDGKYGEQPDLDWNAATEFINRCQQNPAVNKEPWVSSDKSQLGGFVYRPGVASARDSKSAAFDKAEPPRAYGSMTYAGMQSLIYANVDKNDPRVKLALKWLENSYNLDENPGMGVQGLYYYYQAMSKALSAMGIDTLTLEDGRKVDWRDELANKLISIQKSDGSWVNTNNRWWEADPVLVTSYCVLALEQLYHSIPR; the protein is encoded by the coding sequence ATGTTCAAATCCGCACTTTCATTAACGCTGGCCGCCGCGCTGGGCACAGCCGCCTTCGGCCAGACCACCGTGACGGCCGTTCCCGGAGAAGCGGCCGCCTCCAAATACGCCTCCATCAGCCAGGAAATCCTGCGCGCCATTGAAAAAGGGAACGAATACCTGAAAAGCAAGCAGAACCCGGAAGGCTACTGGGCGCAGCCGTCCTATCCGGCCCTGACGGCCCTGGCGGTCACCGCCTACATGCGCGACCCCGCCAACCAGGGCAAGCCCATCCCGGAATACATCCGGAAGGGGTATGACTTCGTCCTGAAATCCCAGAAGGAGGACGGCTCCATCTTCAACCGCGGCATGTCCTCCTACAACACCGCGGTGTGCATGATGGCCCTGCTGGCCGCCAACAAGGAGGAATACGCCCCCGCCATCCTCAAGGGCCGCGCCTACCTCATCAAGCAGCAGAACCACTTCGCTCCGGACAACCCCTACAACGGCGGCATCGGCTACGGGGATAAAAAGGCCCCTCCCATTGCAGACCTTTCCAACACCTCCCTGGCCCTGGAAGCCATTTACTACTCCCAGAAGCTCGCCAAGGACGGCAAATACGGGGAACAGCCGGACCTGGACTGGAACGCCGCCACGGAATTCATCAACCGCTGCCAGCAGAACCCAGCCGTCAACAAGGAACCCTGGGTCTCCAGTGACAAATCCCAGCTCGGCGGCTTCGTGTACCGCCCGGGCGTCGCCAGCGCCAGGGACAGCAAAAGCGCCGCGTTTGACAAGGCGGAACCGCCCAGGGCCTACGGCAGCATGACGTACGCGGGCATGCAATCCCTCATTTACGCCAATGTGGACAAGAACGACCCCCGCGTCAAGCTGGCCCTCAAATGGCTGGAAAACAGCTACAACCTGGATGAAAACCCCGGCATGGGCGTCCAGGGCCTGTACTACTACTACCAGGCCATGTCCAAGGCTCTCAGCGCCATGGGAATAGACACCCTGACGCTGGAAGACGGCCGCAAGGTGGACTGGCGTGACGAACTGGCCAACAAGCTCATCTCCATCCAGAAGAGCGACGGCTCCTGGGTAAACACCAACAACCGCTGGTGGGAGGCGGACCCCGTCCTGGTGACCTCCTACTGCGTGCTGGCGCTGGAACAGCTTTACCATTCCATTCCCCGGTAA
- a CDS encoding HesA/MoeB/ThiF family protein — MTLTQEETERYARHLSLPELGEQGQQKLKRAHVALTGLGGLGSPAALYLAAAGVGRLTLIDPDEVCLSNLQRQILHATDAAGTAKTASAARRLYALNPSVHINTVHRRLTPDNAVSLLEGCDLVLDASDNYAARFAMADAACALRLPLVHGAVKGFIGQVAVFAPHQGTACYRCLFPADTPMQEKDTASAAGILGAHAGIIGCIQAMETLKYLAGIPSPLVGAMLSADTRRMRFTTIPLAANPACRCRKNGDRGAAMKN, encoded by the coding sequence ATGACCCTCACCCAGGAAGAAACCGAACGGTACGCAAGGCATCTTTCCCTTCCGGAACTGGGCGAACAGGGCCAGCAAAAACTCAAACGGGCGCACGTCGCCCTGACGGGCCTCGGGGGGCTTGGCTCCCCCGCGGCCCTTTATCTTGCCGCCGCGGGCGTGGGGCGGCTGACCCTGATCGACCCGGACGAGGTCTGCCTTTCCAACCTCCAGCGGCAGATCCTGCATGCCACGGATGCGGCGGGAACGGCCAAGACCGCCAGCGCCGCCAGGCGCCTGTACGCCCTGAACCCTTCCGTCCACATCAACACGGTCCACAGGCGGCTCACCCCAGACAACGCCGTTTCCCTGCTGGAAGGGTGCGACCTGGTCCTGGACGCCTCGGACAACTACGCGGCGCGCTTCGCCATGGCGGACGCCGCTTGCGCCCTGCGCCTGCCGCTGGTGCACGGAGCCGTGAAAGGCTTCATCGGCCAGGTGGCCGTCTTCGCCCCCCACCAGGGCACCGCGTGCTACCGCTGCCTCTTCCCGGCAGACACGCCCATGCAGGAGAAAGACACCGCCTCCGCCGCCGGCATCCTGGGCGCGCATGCGGGCATCATCGGCTGCATCCAGGCCATGGAAACCCTGAAATACCTGGCCGGCATCCCCTCTCCGCTGGTGGGAGCCATGCTCTCCGCAGACACGCGGCGCATGCGCTTCACCACCATTCCGCTGGCAGCCAATCCCGCGTGCAGGTGCCGGAAAAACGGGGACCGCGGAGCCGCAATGAAAAATTGA
- a CDS encoding autotransporter domain-containing protein: MRLRLPFSLRSVLLACSALFSTVASASVSDGNLGNVMYVGDSITHGVNSGSWRWAMHKIFADNGISYTEKGIMTGNYSGGVAAGTSYGGRIFQNLHSSAASARAYEIAGRANSSSYGRFDGSNIKNWLGLSTEKTQGGTYTGQTFTGADTPDTFFLLAGTNDLLSDNNNSTLHLRLDGVTYLLLSDMDSIVSSIRTANSHASILVMTIPCWTQHSNGNLAETHQAVATYNESLKEWGAENAANGVKVIDINAGIIDVASSTPFYGVRSMFHNPTADGLHPNAQGDLLMAGNLAKGMGYAGRSAGQERKAAHELGVNFGQTPSITQQTLTAKGFTANNVTISNNTINFNKSGSSTLTYNWGASQGQDKGYTVDFTLRLGNGATGGWDTTNNFSLNLGNGTLNINEAYIQWGSTILYSKDMSANADSIRVAYVAGDNAHGLNAGYYIWLGDVLIGEAQTAAGGSSSGLTFSYSGTLDAILSNLALDGSLSYAPSTSGITGPEALYLANGGASSALKPGMIEWTTGAAATAVATAGANATYNARNGTNSNIASITGTGSTKFIYANNGAYGSADSRQDLWVTLGEGVSSDNGWIGGHTSGDLYGDIHLRLAEGAIGKSTVFGTVNGGTVHGDIYLEFSSSTGTYDTSFTNGEADRTSVAGAYATAVNGDITMVFNDGVFSHRIFGGLYTGNKTISGSTSLYINGGTFMNEIYAGNKTDGTISQGTSLTVTGTDAILGKADGDNWTWTLLCGGNKASGTINGGTAITLKDIAATTGDGSEHKFDKYAGTIDGKGGGTVNGEKKLVFDHYTTSFLGTLQNFDKVQVTGNSDLALDKALGNTVASLTVDAGSALRFNQDQGATLDITNNGTIRTSHNLTLKSADTGTGTYWVEGGTLDLAGQAVSGKISISAGALANTAGLGAGSVSVSGITGNVNLGGLDGSKLNSINMGSGTGTISGLTGHADLSGSDTQLRLSAANMGADGTGIIQFNDAANSTLTLGNLTLTLTADAVALLAAPGDYAFHVTNAALHADTNHITLSEYNGMAWDITRTEGGQVIISFGQLDAMVIDKGASKNVTSASTLGATPSVTNNGTLNIDLSAATAPEDKTTTIRYLAGTEAGAVVNTGTDSDVIITLLNETSADPDKPGNTAYAGSIEGAAQLVKDGEQRLTIDGSVTASALDVQQGELVLQNTKESSIISGALNVEQDAALTLNSASLAAGDLAGSGSITLNGGALLTIARDTLSDLTLHASVTGSGTMKLDNCNLILGTDSNLGEDVLLHLGGGSLRLQDGSTIALEGLHQEQENGALHLGANGRLELASNDGKTYSFKGDITGTGAITHRGEGTQIILSSGNGGVDVSHTRAGGHLVLGDKDLAADGSMTYRDISIGSNTRDASGLDATADLSLMNNTTANTLSIASNGKLYLGGNPNQRAVQLVLTGSNGGVAADLDSGASLDLTVNTETLARSADNAWAAVKAENGSIRINGADPSINVNIYGLGTAGDWAILPEFTINAFYAENGLATANGETWTADMVNLTYAGFANLVYDISKILSDDGKLFQVHFTKLGDSPLKDFASTENQRAAVDSLWAVTSSPGSITPAMMEFLNAVGTAQAMGDTGALQSALSSYAGSGVTALHSAQKGALRDQVLHLRNRLSQMGASPQYINDDLPCFNAWIEGEGGYRKLDDRMDESGYKLNTWGGTFGFDVTCSDSFVWGAAFSASYGDLDAYMANGDLDSYYGNLFFRIQSGRWAHNVILTYGWNDASLDRTAGIPGAGMYAMHGSTSGSSYGAFYEGTYDLYLDENKTSAFQPLVNASVYKSRMDGFTESGGLGMSVDDMDSTYGTVGLGARLRGELSSNLTGRASMGELRVQVVQLLGDRKTTAALSPAGVPGAGFRVNGAREGATGVQAGAGITIPVGYTSSIFADVNADFRSRATSFNGSIGYRLTF; the protein is encoded by the coding sequence ATGCGTTTAAGATTACCCTTCTCTCTAAGGTCCGTCCTGCTTGCGTGCAGCGCCCTGTTCTCTACCGTGGCCTCCGCCTCTGTTTCAGACGGAAACCTTGGCAACGTCATGTACGTAGGGGACTCCATCACCCATGGCGTCAACAGCGGCTCCTGGCGCTGGGCCATGCACAAAATTTTTGCAGACAACGGCATCAGCTATACCGAAAAAGGTATCATGACCGGCAACTACAGCGGCGGAGTGGCCGCGGGAACCTCCTACGGCGGCAGGATTTTCCAGAATCTCCATTCCTCCGCGGCCAGCGCGCGGGCCTATGAAATCGCCGGCAGGGCGAACAGCAGCAGCTACGGACGGTTTGACGGCTCCAACATCAAGAACTGGCTGGGCCTGAGCACGGAAAAAACCCAGGGGGGAACCTACACGGGCCAGACCTTTACCGGGGCCGACACGCCGGACACGTTTTTCCTGCTCGCCGGCACCAACGACCTCCTTTCCGACAACAACAACAGTACGCTGCACCTGCGGCTGGACGGGGTCACCTACCTTCTGCTGAGCGACATGGATTCCATCGTCTCCTCCATCCGCACCGCCAACAGCCACGCAAGCATTCTGGTGATGACCATCCCCTGCTGGACGCAGCATTCCAACGGGAACCTGGCTGAAACGCACCAGGCCGTAGCCACCTACAACGAATCCCTGAAAGAATGGGGCGCAGAAAACGCCGCCAACGGCGTCAAAGTCATTGACATCAATGCGGGCATCATTGACGTGGCCTCCTCCACCCCTTTCTACGGGGTGCGCTCCATGTTCCACAATCCCACGGCGGACGGGCTGCACCCGAACGCCCAGGGGGACCTGCTGATGGCGGGCAACCTGGCCAAGGGCATGGGGTACGCGGGGCGGTCCGCCGGGCAGGAAAGGAAAGCCGCCCACGAACTGGGCGTCAACTTCGGCCAGACGCCCTCCATCACCCAGCAGACGCTGACGGCCAAGGGCTTTACCGCCAATAACGTCACCATCTCCAACAACACGATCAACTTCAACAAATCCGGCAGCAGCACCCTCACTTACAACTGGGGAGCCTCCCAGGGGCAGGACAAGGGCTACACGGTGGATTTCACCCTGCGCCTGGGCAACGGCGCCACGGGCGGCTGGGACACCACGAACAACTTCTCCCTGAATCTGGGCAACGGAACGCTGAACATCAATGAAGCGTACATCCAGTGGGGAAGCACCATCCTGTACTCCAAAGACATGTCCGCCAATGCGGATTCCATCCGCGTGGCCTACGTGGCGGGGGACAACGCCCACGGCCTGAACGCGGGCTACTATATCTGGCTGGGGGACGTCCTCATCGGGGAGGCGCAGACGGCGGCGGGGGGCAGCTCCTCCGGCCTCACCTTCAGCTATTCCGGCACGCTGGACGCCATCCTGTCCAATCTGGCGCTGGACGGCTCCCTCTCCTACGCGCCCTCCACCAGCGGCATCACCGGACCGGAAGCCCTTTATCTGGCAAACGGCGGAGCTTCCTCCGCCCTCAAGCCGGGCATGATCGAATGGACAACGGGCGCCGCCGCCACCGCCGTGGCTACGGCCGGGGCCAATGCCACGTATAATGCCCGCAACGGCACCAACTCCAACATTGCCAGCATCACGGGAACGGGAAGCACCAAATTCATTTACGCCAACAACGGGGCCTATGGCAGCGCGGACAGCCGCCAGGACCTGTGGGTGACGCTGGGGGAAGGCGTCAGCAGCGATAACGGCTGGATAGGAGGCCACACGTCGGGCGACCTGTACGGGGACATCCACCTGCGCCTGGCGGAAGGGGCCATTGGCAAATCCACGGTATTCGGCACTGTTAACGGGGGCACCGTCCACGGGGATATTTACCTGGAATTCTCCTCCTCCACCGGGACCTATGACACCTCCTTCACCAACGGGGAGGCGGACCGCACCTCCGTGGCGGGAGCCTATGCCACCGCCGTGAACGGGGACATCACCATGGTGTTCAATGACGGCGTGTTCTCCCACCGCATTTTCGGCGGCCTTTACACGGGAAACAAAACCATCTCCGGCTCCACCTCCCTTTACATCAACGGCGGAACGTTCATGAACGAAATCTACGCCGGGAACAAAACGGACGGCACCATCTCCCAGGGAACCAGCCTGACCGTCACGGGCACGGACGCCATTCTGGGCAAGGCTGACGGGGACAACTGGACATGGACGCTCCTGTGCGGCGGCAACAAGGCCAGCGGCACCATCAACGGAGGCACCGCCATCACCCTGAAGGACATTGCCGCCACCACCGGAGACGGTTCCGAACACAAATTTGACAAATACGCCGGCACCATCGACGGCAAGGGGGGAGGAACAGTGAACGGGGAGAAGAAGCTCGTCTTCGACCACTACACTACCAGCTTCCTCGGAACGCTCCAGAACTTTGACAAGGTGCAGGTCACCGGAAATTCGGACCTTGCGCTGGACAAGGCCCTGGGCAATACGGTCGCCTCCCTGACCGTGGATGCAGGCTCCGCCCTCCGGTTCAACCAGGACCAGGGAGCCACGCTGGACATCACCAACAACGGCACGATTCGCACCTCGCACAACCTGACCCTCAAATCCGCAGACACCGGAACCGGAACCTATTGGGTGGAAGGAGGAACGCTGGACCTGGCCGGGCAGGCCGTCTCCGGAAAAATATCCATCTCTGCGGGGGCACTCGCCAATACGGCGGGACTGGGAGCCGGGAGTGTCTCCGTCTCCGGCATCACCGGGAACGTCAACCTGGGCGGACTGGACGGAAGCAAGCTGAACTCCATCAACATGGGCAGCGGCACAGGAACCATTTCCGGCCTGACGGGCCATGCGGACCTGTCCGGCTCCGACACGCAATTGAGGCTTTCCGCCGCCAACATGGGCGCGGACGGCACGGGAATCATCCAGTTCAATGACGCGGCTAATTCCACTCTGACCCTGGGGAACCTGACCCTGACGCTGACGGCGGATGCCGTGGCGCTGCTCGCCGCTCCGGGGGACTACGCCTTCCACGTCACCAACGCCGCCCTGCACGCGGATACCAACCACATCACGCTGAGCGAATACAACGGCATGGCGTGGGACATTACCCGGACGGAAGGCGGCCAGGTAATCATCTCCTTCGGCCAGCTGGACGCCATGGTCATTGACAAGGGAGCTTCCAAAAACGTCACCTCCGCCAGCACCCTGGGGGCAACCCCCAGCGTCACCAACAACGGAACGCTGAACATCGACCTGTCCGCGGCCACTGCGCCGGAAGACAAAACAACCACCATCCGCTATCTGGCCGGCACGGAAGCCGGTGCCGTCGTGAACACGGGAACGGACAGCGACGTGATCATCACGCTGCTGAATGAAACCTCCGCAGATCCGGACAAACCAGGCAACACCGCTTATGCGGGCTCCATTGAAGGAGCGGCGCAGCTCGTCAAGGACGGTGAACAGAGGCTGACCATTGACGGCAGCGTGACCGCCTCCGCTCTGGACGTGCAGCAGGGAGAGCTCGTGCTCCAGAACACGAAGGAAAGTTCCATCATCTCCGGCGCCCTGAACGTGGAACAGGATGCCGCGCTGACGCTGAACTCCGCCTCCCTGGCCGCCGGGGATCTGGCGGGCTCCGGCTCCATCACCCTGAACGGGGGCGCCCTGCTCACCATCGCCAGAGACACGCTTTCAGACCTGACGCTCCACGCAAGCGTCACCGGCTCCGGCACCATGAAACTGGACAATTGCAACCTGATTCTGGGCACGGACAGCAATCTGGGCGAAGACGTGCTGCTCCATCTGGGGGGCGGCAGCCTGCGCCTGCAGGACGGCTCCACGATCGCGCTGGAAGGGCTCCACCAGGAGCAGGAAAACGGCGCGCTCCACCTGGGGGCAAACGGACGTCTGGAACTGGCCTCCAACGACGGGAAAACCTACTCCTTCAAGGGGGATATCACCGGCACGGGAGCCATCACCCACCGGGGCGAAGGCACGCAGATCATCCTTTCCTCCGGGAATGGCGGCGTGGACGTCAGCCATACCCGGGCGGGTGGCCACCTCGTCCTGGGAGACAAGGACCTGGCCGCGGACGGCTCCATGACCTACAGGGACATTTCCATCGGCAGCAACACCCGGGACGCCTCCGGCCTGGACGCCACGGCGGACCTCTCCCTGATGAACAATACCACGGCCAACACGCTCTCCATCGCCTCCAACGGCAAACTATACCTGGGCGGCAATCCCAACCAGCGGGCGGTCCAGCTCGTGCTGACCGGCAGCAACGGCGGAGTGGCGGCCGATCTGGACTCCGGCGCTTCCCTGGACCTCACCGTCAATACGGAAACGCTGGCCCGCAGCGCGGACAACGCCTGGGCCGCCGTGAAGGCGGAAAACGGCTCCATCCGCATCAACGGGGCGGACCCATCCATCAACGTCAACATTTACGGCCTGGGTACCGCGGGAGACTGGGCCATCCTGCCGGAATTCACCATCAACGCCTTCTATGCGGAAAACGGCCTGGCCACGGCAAACGGGGAAACCTGGACGGCGGACATGGTGAACCTGACTTATGCCGGCTTCGCCAACCTCGTCTATGACATCAGCAAGATACTCTCCGACGACGGCAAGCTGTTCCAGGTCCACTTCACCAAACTGGGAGACAGCCCGCTGAAGGACTTCGCCTCCACGGAAAACCAGAGAGCCGCGGTGGACAGCCTGTGGGCCGTCACCTCCTCCCCCGGAAGCATCACCCCGGCCATGATGGAATTCCTCAATGCCGTGGGCACCGCCCAGGCCATGGGGGACACGGGCGCCCTTCAATCCGCCCTCTCCTCCTATGCGGGCAGCGGCGTCACCGCCCTGCACTCCGCCCAGAAGGGAGCCCTCCGGGACCAGGTGCTCCACCTGCGCAACCGCCTCTCCCAGATGGGAGCCTCCCCGCAGTACATCAACGATGACCTGCCCTGCTTCAACGCCTGGATTGAAGGGGAAGGCGGCTACCGCAAACTGGATGACCGGATGGACGAATCAGGCTACAAGCTCAACACCTGGGGCGGCACCTTCGGATTTGACGTAACGTGCAGCGACAGCTTCGTATGGGGAGCGGCCTTCTCCGCCAGCTATGGCGACCTGGACGCCTACATGGCGAACGGAGACCTGGACTCCTACTACGGCAATCTGTTCTTCCGCATCCAGTCGGGCCGCTGGGCGCACAACGTCATCCTCACCTACGGATGGAACGACGCTTCCCTGGACCGCACCGCAGGCATCCCCGGAGCCGGCATGTACGCCATGCACGGCAGCACCAGCGGCAGCAGCTATGGCGCCTTTTATGAAGGCACGTATGACCTGTACCTGGATGAAAATAAAACCTCCGCGTTCCAGCCCCTGGTGAACGCCTCCGTGTACAAGAGCCGGATGGACGGCTTCACGGAATCAGGGGGCCTGGGCATGAGCGTGGACGACATGGATTCCACCTACGGCACCGTGGGACTGGGGGCGAGGCTCCGCGGAGAGCTCTCCAGCAACCTGACGGGCCGCGCGTCCATGGGTGAACTGCGGGTGCAGGTTGTCCAGCTCCTGGGCGACCGGAAAACCACGGCAGCGCTGTCGCCCGCCGGCGTGCCCGGCGCAGGATTCCGCGTGAACGGAGCCAGGGAAGGAGCCACCGGCGTGCAGGCAGGCGCGGGCATCACCATTCCGGTGGGTTACACCAGCTCCATTTTTGCGGATGTCAATGCGGACTTCCGCAGCCGCGCCACCAGTTTCAACGGAAGCATCGGCTACAGGCTGACTTTCTAA
- a CDS encoding YdjY domain-containing protein has translation MFLKFTITLLACSWGFAHAQDVSAPAGDPDAPAPEEAPREVPLPDGKTVPKFEPLDEHRIKIGNVIVNHKERTVSFQAQVNMQAGILEYICCMPNGKLHESLLVTEADPLHISLGMTLLKFHRFEKFFPVRDENFEWLPFTEPKPADYADSYVQVAMTYTENGKEQKSDFSDMVVNSQTRKGLDPNDWLYTNSFFYEGAYQASLSGEVISIFASRTSPINYIGDFHDGVNDTGWIVNPKKNLPPGTNVTVTISQKPVQPKQ, from the coding sequence ATGTTCCTGAAATTTACGATCACCCTGCTTGCCTGCTCCTGGGGCTTTGCCCATGCGCAGGACGTTTCCGCCCCGGCGGGAGATCCGGATGCGCCCGCACCAGAGGAAGCCCCCCGGGAAGTCCCCCTGCCGGACGGCAAGACGGTACCCAAATTCGAACCCCTGGACGAGCACCGCATCAAGATAGGCAACGTGATCGTGAACCACAAGGAACGCACCGTCAGCTTCCAGGCTCAGGTCAACATGCAGGCGGGCATTCTGGAATATATCTGCTGCATGCCCAACGGCAAGCTGCATGAATCCCTGCTGGTGACGGAGGCGGACCCCCTGCACATCAGCCTGGGCATGACGCTGCTCAAATTCCACCGCTTTGAAAAATTCTTCCCGGTGCGGGATGAAAACTTTGAATGGCTCCCCTTCACGGAGCCCAAGCCCGCGGACTATGCGGACTCCTACGTGCAGGTCGCCATGACCTACACGGAAAACGGCAAGGAGCAGAAGAGCGACTTTTCCGACATGGTCGTGAACTCCCAGACCCGCAAGGGGCTGGACCCCAATGACTGGCTTTACACCAACTCCTTCTTTTACGAAGGGGCCTACCAGGCCAGCCTGAGCGGAGAAGTAATCTCCATCTTCGCGAGCCGCACCTCCCCCATCAACTACATCGGCGACTTTCATGACGGCGTCAACGACACGGGCTGGATCGTCAACCCGAAGAAAAACCTGCCCCCCGGCACGAACGTCACCGTCACCATCTCCCAGAAACCGGTTCAACCCAAGCAATAG
- a CDS encoding DoxX family protein, translating into MDTIDSITIIAAAWGLLVLRLTLALILWPHGAQKVLGWFGGAGWDGTYQAFTEKMGIPPFLAKVAMLTEFFAPICLVLGVFTRIAALAVIIMMAVAMTKHVKNGYFANWSGKKAGEGVEFHLLYAGSALALLLTGPGPWSVDAWCMDIVHVIFG; encoded by the coding sequence ATGGACACCATTGATTCCATTACCATTATTGCGGCGGCGTGGGGGTTGCTGGTCCTTCGGCTGACGCTGGCCCTGATCCTGTGGCCGCACGGAGCCCAGAAAGTGCTGGGCTGGTTCGGGGGAGCGGGCTGGGACGGCACGTACCAGGCCTTCACGGAAAAAATGGGCATTCCCCCCTTCCTGGCCAAGGTGGCTATGCTGACGGAATTCTTCGCCCCCATCTGCCTGGTGCTGGGCGTCTTCACCAGGATAGCTGCGCTCGCGGTCATCATCATGATGGCCGTCGCCATGACCAAGCACGTTAAAAACGGCTACTTTGCCAACTGGTCCGGGAAAAAAGCCGGGGAAGGCGTGGAATTCCACCTGCTCTATGCCGGCTCCGCCCTGGCGCTGCTGCTGACCGGTCCCGGCCCGTGGTCCGTGGACGCCTGGTGCATGGACATCGTGCACGTCATCTTCGGCTGA